A genomic window from Luteolibacter sp. LG18 includes:
- a CDS encoding PVC-type heme-binding CxxCH protein, translating to MKRHTIAALCLVTMGSAWAAPVPIFDGKTLGGWEMPKGEEKWWRVQDGAITGGSLEEKTTTNLFLSTSKDYRNFELKFKILLVKGEGFMNSGMQVRSIREPGKSAMKGYQVDAGTGYWGDLYDEARRDAKLASAIDPVALKAAVKDWEWNDYRIVCEGRRIRSWINGVPALDYTERDGKIPLDGVIGLQVHSGGKCLVQCKDVIVDELPDTPGAPSWKPAAVDPPAPVAAGSSLLSPEEERKKFHLPEGFTAELVASEEQGVGKPITVAWDGHGRMWTMTALEYPVDGNENKAAAEALYARAGKDRVLVFDDPSAPLPQTPRIFADGLAIPLGLMPDLEGKGAFVHHGSQIRHYVDSDGDGKADKFDVVLEGFGIQDSHLMPHQFERAPGGWIYVAQGLFNASKVRRPEGKPFADGSLEKSFNACKLGRFRADGSDFEAVTAGPNNIWGLVQTRSGETFVQEANDMGMPVAELEPGAHYKGGSREKLKAYAPYIPESTPGVQMGGTGLSGLAVAGDEGSRFASHYGGEDVVYVANPITNRIQVVSLSRDGDDRHPEYYKRRDFLVSDDPCFRPVSVKFGPDGFLYITDWYNKIISHNEVPRSHPDRDKTHGRIWRIRPTDAKPVKPIDVAAMSTEQLVGQLGGPGALNAAMAWQRLAETKPAAAKDKLVALAVDAREALPRRLDALHALEAYGLPEVAVFRTLAVDDQPSIRHEALRIAGEKGLPASDFVAVFGKAADDPNYRVRAALANAVRHHPSVTVPMVALMARLGREPIESPMWAAYDRHFERYLARWSMELHPEETRKMLSATNDLAPEARLLAILSLPPEQAAPLLVAELSNIKRPLDAEELALLGGQIDRPEVLSALDRLLADSVKRGPLLLGLTRLEPAMLTKPALATVVTKACRAILLEQPKPGDHSLVLQLARLLRLKDLEPEIATWLGPDKSVPELLAILSALREMGSTRIEAFVGYLDHADEAVRRAAVGAIAGGDDPKAVALLAEKWSGLPGALRTIAIDGLTATKGKASAFAEAAAAGKFGELDGSAFERLILVLGDQEPSVAKLLAKSGTQLARVIHLAGAGQIDRTVDLDGPFTVETWIRLAPGIDNKDGLLGAINGPGMNFHDSRLRVFAGSDHIIANRKVEPNLWTHCAVTRDAEGRLKIYLDGELDQDKGKPLKDALKGLRIGGTTLTSASGADYYEFRVWDTARSADEIRASYQTNMTGLQPPGLVCRLSGDDPGKLVPPAATALTRDFPSLLTSEQAAAKAAKFERFKAIVSRKGDVAAGRSTFQNTCMICHQARGEGTQIGPDLSGVGAMGLEGVLRNVLDPNAQLESGYYRHDLTLMDGTVASGFLVQETTDAVTLRPIGGEPRVIERKKIASHVVSKRSLMPEGLLDGMDEQQAADLFNYLMTLK from the coding sequence ATGAAACGACACACGATTGCCGCCCTTTGTCTGGTGACCATGGGAAGCGCGTGGGCCGCTCCGGTTCCGATCTTCGATGGCAAGACCCTCGGTGGCTGGGAGATGCCGAAGGGCGAGGAGAAATGGTGGCGTGTCCAGGACGGTGCCATCACCGGCGGATCGCTGGAAGAGAAGACGACCACCAACCTCTTCCTCTCCACCTCGAAGGACTACCGGAACTTCGAGCTGAAATTCAAAATCCTCCTGGTCAAGGGAGAGGGCTTCATGAACTCCGGCATGCAGGTGCGCAGCATCCGCGAGCCGGGGAAGTCCGCGATGAAGGGCTATCAGGTGGACGCGGGCACCGGCTATTGGGGCGACCTTTACGATGAGGCCCGCCGCGATGCGAAACTGGCGTCGGCCATCGATCCGGTGGCGCTGAAGGCCGCGGTGAAGGATTGGGAGTGGAACGACTACCGCATCGTTTGCGAAGGCCGTCGCATCCGTTCGTGGATCAATGGCGTGCCCGCGCTGGACTACACCGAGCGGGACGGGAAGATCCCGCTCGATGGTGTGATCGGCCTCCAGGTGCACTCGGGCGGAAAGTGCCTTGTGCAGTGCAAGGACGTCATCGTCGATGAACTGCCGGATACTCCCGGCGCACCATCGTGGAAGCCCGCTGCGGTCGATCCGCCTGCTCCGGTGGCGGCGGGATCTTCCTTGCTCTCCCCGGAGGAGGAGCGGAAGAAGTTCCATTTGCCGGAAGGTTTCACCGCCGAACTGGTGGCATCCGAGGAGCAAGGGGTGGGCAAGCCCATCACGGTGGCGTGGGATGGGCATGGCCGGATGTGGACGATGACGGCGCTCGAATACCCGGTCGATGGGAACGAGAACAAGGCGGCTGCCGAGGCGCTCTACGCGCGGGCGGGCAAGGACCGGGTGCTGGTGTTCGATGATCCGTCGGCCCCGTTGCCGCAGACGCCGCGGATCTTCGCGGATGGTCTCGCGATTCCGTTGGGACTGATGCCCGATTTGGAAGGGAAGGGGGCCTTCGTTCATCACGGCAGCCAGATCCGCCATTACGTGGACAGTGATGGCGATGGGAAGGCGGATAAGTTCGACGTGGTGCTGGAGGGTTTCGGCATCCAGGACTCGCATTTGATGCCTCACCAGTTCGAGCGCGCGCCGGGCGGCTGGATCTACGTGGCGCAGGGACTTTTCAACGCGTCGAAGGTACGCCGTCCCGAGGGGAAGCCGTTCGCCGATGGGTCGCTGGAAAAGAGTTTCAACGCCTGCAAGCTGGGGCGCTTCCGTGCCGATGGCTCGGACTTCGAGGCGGTGACGGCCGGGCCCAACAACATCTGGGGCCTGGTCCAGACACGCTCCGGGGAGACCTTCGTTCAGGAGGCGAATGACATGGGCATGCCCGTGGCGGAGCTTGAGCCGGGTGCGCATTACAAGGGCGGCTCACGTGAGAAACTGAAGGCCTATGCACCCTACATCCCGGAATCCACGCCCGGTGTTCAGATGGGAGGAACGGGCCTGAGCGGGCTGGCGGTGGCGGGCGACGAAGGCAGCCGGTTCGCGTCGCACTACGGTGGGGAGGACGTGGTGTATGTCGCCAATCCGATCACCAACCGCATCCAGGTGGTGTCGTTGAGCCGGGATGGAGACGACCGGCACCCGGAATACTACAAACGTCGTGATTTCCTTGTCTCCGACGATCCATGCTTCCGGCCGGTGTCGGTGAAGTTCGGTCCCGATGGATTCCTCTACATCACGGACTGGTATAACAAGATCATCTCCCACAACGAGGTGCCGCGAAGCCATCCCGACCGCGACAAGACCCACGGCCGCATCTGGCGCATCCGCCCGACCGATGCGAAGCCGGTGAAGCCGATCGATGTCGCGGCGATGTCGACGGAACAGCTCGTGGGCCAATTGGGTGGTCCGGGCGCGTTGAACGCCGCGATGGCCTGGCAGCGGTTGGCGGAAACCAAACCGGCGGCAGCGAAGGACAAACTCGTCGCCTTGGCGGTGGATGCCCGCGAGGCATTGCCCCGTCGTCTCGACGCCCTGCATGCGCTGGAGGCCTACGGCCTGCCGGAGGTGGCGGTGTTCCGGACGCTCGCCGTTGATGATCAGCCATCGATCCGCCATGAGGCGCTGCGGATCGCCGGAGAGAAAGGGCTGCCGGCCTCGGACTTCGTGGCGGTTTTCGGCAAGGCCGCGGACGATCCAAACTACCGGGTGCGGGCCGCGCTTGCGAATGCCGTGCGCCATCACCCGTCGGTGACGGTGCCGATGGTGGCCCTGATGGCGCGATTGGGGCGTGAACCGATCGAGTCGCCGATGTGGGCCGCTTATGACCGCCATTTCGAGCGCTATCTCGCGCGTTGGTCGATGGAGCTGCATCCGGAGGAAACCCGGAAGATGCTGTCGGCCACGAACGATCTTGCGCCCGAGGCCCGGCTGTTGGCGATCCTTTCACTGCCGCCCGAGCAGGCGGCGCCGCTGCTGGTGGCGGAGCTTTCGAATATCAAGCGTCCGCTGGACGCCGAGGAACTCGCGTTGCTCGGCGGCCAGATCGACCGTCCGGAGGTGCTCTCGGCCCTCGATCGCCTGCTCGCCGATTCGGTGAAGCGTGGTCCGCTCCTGCTGGGTCTGACCCGGCTGGAGCCGGCGATGCTGACAAAACCCGCGCTCGCCACGGTAGTGACGAAGGCGTGTCGGGCGATCCTGTTGGAGCAGCCGAAGCCCGGGGATCACTCGCTGGTGCTCCAGCTCGCACGCCTTCTGCGCCTCAAGGATCTCGAGCCGGAGATCGCCACGTGGCTCGGTCCCGACAAATCCGTTCCTGAGCTTCTGGCCATCCTTTCCGCGTTGCGCGAAATGGGTTCAACCCGGATCGAGGCATTCGTGGGATACCTCGATCACGCGGATGAAGCGGTCCGGCGGGCGGCGGTAGGGGCGATCGCAGGGGGCGACGATCCAAAGGCGGTGGCGCTGCTGGCGGAGAAATGGAGCGGCCTGCCAGGGGCCCTGCGGACAATCGCCATCGACGGCTTGACCGCGACGAAGGGGAAGGCTTCCGCATTCGCCGAAGCGGCGGCGGCTGGCAAGTTCGGCGAGCTGGATGGCAGCGCGTTCGAGCGTCTGATCCTGGTGCTTGGCGATCAGGAACCCTCGGTGGCCAAGCTGCTCGCCAAGTCTGGCACCCAGCTCGCCCGGGTGATCCATCTCGCCGGGGCGGGTCAAATCGACCGCACGGTGGATCTCGATGGCCCCTTTACGGTTGAAACGTGGATCCGGCTCGCACCGGGTATCGACAACAAGGACGGCCTGCTCGGTGCGATCAACGGCCCGGGGATGAACTTCCACGACTCGCGCCTGCGGGTGTTCGCGGGCAGCGACCACATCATCGCGAACCGCAAGGTGGAGCCGAACCTGTGGACGCACTGCGCGGTCACCCGCGATGCGGAGGGCCGCCTGAAGATCTATCTCGATGGTGAGCTCGACCAGGACAAGGGCAAGCCGCTCAAGGACGCGCTGAAGGGGCTGCGCATCGGTGGCACCACCCTCACGTCCGCCAGTGGTGCCGACTATTACGAGTTCCGTGTTTGGGACACCGCCCGTTCCGCCGATGAGATCCGCGCGAGCTACCAGACCAATATGACCGGGCTTCAGCCGCCCGGACTGGTTTGCCGCTTGTCGGGGGATGATCCGGGCAAACTGGTTCCTCCGGCGGCCACCGCACTGACACGGGATTTTCCCTCTCTCCTGACCTCGGAACAAGCGGCGGCCAAGGCGGCGAAGTTCGAACGCTTCAAGGCCATCGTGTCCCGCAAGGGAGATGTGGCGGCTGGCCGGAGCACCTTCCAGAACACCTGCATGATCTGCCATCAGGCACGCGGGGAGGGGACCCAGATCGGGCCGGACCTCAGCGGTGTCGGTGCCATGGGGCTGGAGGGCGTGCTGCGGAACGTCCTTGATCCGAACGCCCAGCTCGAGAGCGGCTACTACCGCCACGATTTGACGCTGATGGACGGCACGGTGGCGAGCGGGTTTCTCGTTCAAGAGACCACGGATGCCGTCACCCTCCGCCCGATCGGTGGCGAGCCGCGGGTGATCGAACGCAAGAAGATCGCGTCGCACGTGGTCTCGAAGCGCTCGCTGATGCCGGAGGGCCTGCTCGATGGCATGGACGAGCAGCAAGCGGCGGATCTGTTCAACTATCTCATGACGTTGAAATGA
- a CDS encoding sulfatase, whose protein sequence is MRSLVALLSLAVSALAAERPPNIVLIFADDMGWHDTGFSNTNGYFETPNLDKLAKDGMTFTAAYAGAANCAPSRGCLMSGQYTPRHGIYAVGSTSRGPKAQFRMEPVPNTSDLRPAIVTMAEALKAQGYATGHFGKWHLGSAKNGTGPLQQGFDTSDPALIPPPDGKGDANDPKRAYSITRGACEFIEKNKERPFFAYVAHHAIHAALQARPETLAKFQDKAKTAKADAKPLYAACTYDLDDTVGILLKKLSDLGLDKNTIVIFTSDNGGTPQSPNEPLRGAKGAYYEGGIREPFVVRWPGTVQPGSKCEVPVINEDLYPTFVSAAGGTPAANLDGLSLLPLFKGASTLPRESIFWHFPGYLDNPVPRGRDKVFRTRPVTTIRKGDWKLLCYHEEWLLDGGKDKLDTNHAVELYNLKDDPGEHHDLAAENHAKRDELMTDILAWWKKTDAKLPTPLGKDGPKADEDEKSGEE, encoded by the coding sequence ATGAGATCCCTCGTCGCCCTGCTGTCCCTGGCCGTCTCCGCGCTCGCCGCCGAGAGGCCGCCCAACATCGTGCTGATCTTCGCTGACGACATGGGCTGGCACGACACCGGTTTCAGCAACACCAACGGCTACTTCGAAACCCCGAACCTCGACAAGCTGGCGAAGGACGGCATGACCTTCACCGCCGCCTACGCGGGAGCCGCCAATTGCGCGCCGAGCCGCGGCTGCCTGATGTCCGGCCAATACACACCGCGCCACGGCATCTACGCGGTGGGCAGCACCTCGCGCGGACCGAAAGCCCAGTTCCGGATGGAGCCGGTGCCGAACACCTCCGACCTTCGCCCAGCCATCGTCACGATGGCCGAGGCACTGAAGGCCCAAGGCTACGCCACCGGGCATTTCGGCAAGTGGCACCTGGGCTCCGCGAAAAATGGCACCGGCCCGCTCCAACAGGGCTTCGACACCAGCGATCCAGCGCTGATTCCGCCGCCGGATGGCAAGGGTGACGCGAACGATCCGAAGCGCGCCTATTCGATCACCCGCGGAGCCTGCGAGTTCATCGAGAAGAACAAGGAGCGACCGTTCTTCGCCTACGTCGCCCACCACGCCATCCATGCCGCGCTGCAAGCCCGGCCGGAGACCCTGGCGAAGTTCCAGGACAAGGCGAAGACCGCGAAGGCGGACGCCAAGCCGCTCTATGCCGCCTGCACCTACGATCTCGACGACACCGTCGGCATCCTGCTCAAGAAGCTTTCCGACCTCGGCCTGGACAAGAACACGATCGTGATTTTCACCAGCGACAACGGCGGCACACCGCAGTCGCCGAACGAACCGCTGCGCGGCGCGAAGGGAGCCTACTACGAAGGCGGCATCCGCGAGCCCTTCGTGGTGCGCTGGCCCGGCACCGTGCAACCCGGATCCAAGTGCGAGGTGCCCGTCATCAACGAGGATCTCTATCCCACTTTCGTCAGCGCCGCCGGTGGCACGCCCGCCGCGAACCTCGATGGCCTGAGCCTGCTGCCGCTGTTCAAGGGAGCGTCCACTTTGCCCCGCGAATCGATCTTCTGGCATTTCCCCGGTTACCTTGACAACCCGGTGCCGCGCGGCCGCGACAAGGTCTTCCGCACCCGCCCGGTCACCACCATCCGCAAGGGAGATTGGAAGCTGCTCTGCTATCATGAGGAGTGGTTGCTTGATGGCGGCAAGGACAAGCTCGACACCAACCACGCCGTCGAACTCTACAACCTGAAGGACGATCCCGGCGAGCACCACGACCTCGCCGCTGAGAACCATGCCAAGCGCGACGAGTTGATGACGGACATCCTCGCTTGGTGGAAGAAGACGGATGCCAAGCTCCCCACTCCTCTCGGCAAGGACGGCCCCAAGGCTGACGAGGACGAGAAGAGCGGCGAGGAATAG
- a CDS encoding PA2169 family four-helix-bundle protein produces MDPSTILQDAEALQEVLTRYVDSRDGYLQASEIVADEGLTRTFHHIADRRERIAGRIAELLHSDGQRPDTTGSTEAGVHRWWIRMRDKLSEHEPSAVVEECLRGEKELSRTLHSVAESGNLTPAHAPLVAEAISEVDLAIRAFELMVDDA; encoded by the coding sequence ATGGACCCTTCCACCATTCTCCAGGACGCGGAAGCGCTGCAGGAAGTCCTCACGCGGTATGTCGATTCCCGTGACGGCTACCTCCAAGCCTCCGAGATCGTGGCCGACGAAGGCCTGACCCGCACCTTCCATCACATCGCTGACCGACGGGAACGCATCGCCGGTCGCATCGCAGAATTGCTGCACTCCGACGGCCAGCGCCCCGACACCACCGGCAGCACGGAAGCGGGCGTCCACCGCTGGTGGATCCGCATGCGCGACAAGCTCTCCGAGCACGAACCCAGTGCGGTTGTCGAGGAGTGCCTTCGCGGGGAAAAGGAACTCTCCCGCACGCTCCACTCGGTGGCCGAAAGCGGCAACCTCACCCCTGCCCATGCTCCGCTCGTCGCGGAAGCCATTTCCGAGGTCGATCTCGCGATCCGCGCGTTCGAACTCATGGTTGACGACGCTTGA
- a CDS encoding DUF1328 domain-containing protein encodes MLSWALTFLVLALIAAFLGFGALAGLAATIAKILFVVFLVLLIVSALSRSLHGKAP; translated from the coding sequence ATGTTAAGTTGGGCCCTCACATTCCTGGTCCTTGCCCTGATCGCCGCTTTCCTCGGATTCGGCGCGCTGGCGGGGCTAGCCGCCACCATTGCGAAGATCCTGTTCGTGGTCTTCCTGGTCCTGCTGATCGTTTCGGCGCTCAGCCGTTCGCTCCACGGCAAGGCTCCATAG
- a CDS encoding S41 family peptidase, whose translation MSLRFSSMVWGLSAVAAPLAGADPLPPGAVAITMTSSPALSPDGATLVFEWQDDLWATSSNGGLAKRLTRHPARDAYPCFSPDGKTLYFSSGRAGGLKLFSMPAEGGTATQLTFHSEGAILESITPDGKTAIVRGPRDLDDVKPERLIAIDLTKDAPERLLFDVPAQWARVSPDGGKLLFTVDGDSPYRKGYHGSRATSVWSYEFGSGKFQSHGKSEIEDRYPLWKPDGSGFFHVSERDGTFNLWSRDTATGKDEQLTRFKDDGLMFPTVSADGKTFVFRRGFDLWRWSPGNEPRALTVYAVEDMPDLEHETRKVAGTTDADFSPSGLEIAFSAEGELWAMDTVLKEPHRLTDTPAWEGDPNFSKDGAWLYFRKDDGIDSNYFRMRRNKTADFWWRASGLEEQKVTKGKEPKTKLSISPDGKMLAYISGRGLLCTANADGGGEKVIYKDGNTGLFDWSPDSRWLVFDAEDENFNRDIFIAPVDGSKPAYDLSRHPDTEGSPKWSPDGRMIAFTGRRLANKTGLFYVHLRLDDEAKSPRDKKTKEAESAMKDDPLYKVSQPAEAPGEPEPAAEPAKKEATPKKPAAKTIEPVRIDFDELSERIHKLDTGTVEPTQILWTQDSKAVLYLNADTKIKGLHRIEVGETSKPELFDSNRGTPIRTDDKEGLFWIVDNTPAVLRKGKLTTYAIDTRFESKRSDRQRVYFRQIWRTLRDWFYDGRMNGRDWEAMRVKYEEAAATATDSRAFDRVVAMLLGELNASHLSFLSNPWPKPWTDDAAEFHTTRHVGIRFDHGTGSGPLKVGSVIPESPAALCEPPVKAGETVVSVDGQPVDANTPDTRFLNGRMDRDITFTLLGADGKNRDVTLRAIPWTRVRELAGDAIVKERRRRVEEGSGNKLGYIHISKMQWDQFEEFERQIHAAGHGKDGLVIDVRDNPGGFTTDHLLTILCQPRHATTIGRDGAPGYPQDRMVYASWNKPIVVLCNQQSFSNAEVFSHAIKTLKRGPLVGTATAGGVISTGTVPVLDAGSLRLPFRGWFIPDGDQDMELNGAAPDYPVEETPADQAAGKDPQLSKAIEVLTDTLRKSAATAKPFEPHYRYKPEAGR comes from the coding sequence ATGAGTCTCAGGTTTTCTTCGATGGTGTGGGGGCTTTCCGCGGTTGCAGCCCCTCTGGCCGGTGCCGATCCGCTGCCTCCAGGCGCGGTCGCCATCACGATGACCAGCTCCCCCGCGCTGTCGCCGGACGGTGCCACCTTGGTGTTCGAATGGCAGGACGACCTTTGGGCGACGTCCTCGAACGGCGGCCTCGCGAAACGCCTGACGCGCCATCCCGCGCGCGATGCCTATCCCTGTTTCTCGCCGGATGGGAAGACGCTCTACTTCTCCAGCGGCCGGGCCGGAGGCCTGAAGCTGTTCTCGATGCCCGCGGAGGGCGGCACCGCCACCCAGCTCACCTTCCACTCCGAGGGCGCGATCCTGGAGTCCATCACACCGGACGGGAAAACCGCCATCGTCCGCGGCCCACGCGACCTGGACGACGTGAAACCGGAGCGGCTGATCGCCATCGATCTGACTAAGGATGCCCCGGAGCGGCTGCTCTTCGACGTGCCCGCGCAATGGGCCCGCGTGTCCCCGGATGGCGGCAAGCTGTTGTTCACCGTGGATGGCGATTCGCCCTACCGGAAAGGCTACCACGGTTCACGCGCCACCTCGGTTTGGAGCTATGAGTTCGGCAGCGGGAAATTCCAGTCCCATGGCAAGTCGGAGATCGAGGACCGCTATCCGCTGTGGAAGCCAGATGGCTCGGGCTTCTTTCACGTTTCCGAACGCGATGGCACGTTCAACCTGTGGTCGCGCGACACCGCCACGGGCAAGGACGAGCAGCTCACGCGCTTCAAGGATGACGGGCTGATGTTCCCGACCGTTTCCGCCGATGGGAAGACCTTCGTGTTCCGCCGCGGCTTCGACCTGTGGCGTTGGTCGCCGGGCAATGAGCCGCGGGCGCTCACGGTCTACGCGGTCGAGGACATGCCCGATCTCGAGCATGAAACGCGGAAGGTCGCCGGCACCACCGACGCGGACTTTTCCCCCAGCGGATTGGAAATCGCGTTTTCCGCCGAAGGCGAACTGTGGGCGATGGACACGGTGCTGAAGGAACCGCACCGCCTCACCGACACGCCCGCGTGGGAGGGCGACCCGAATTTCTCGAAAGACGGCGCGTGGCTGTATTTCCGCAAGGACGACGGGATCGATTCGAACTACTTCCGCATGCGCCGCAACAAGACCGCGGACTTCTGGTGGCGCGCCTCCGGTCTTGAAGAGCAGAAGGTCACCAAAGGCAAGGAGCCGAAGACGAAGCTCTCCATTTCCCCGGACGGGAAGATGCTCGCCTACATCTCCGGCCGCGGTTTGCTCTGCACGGCCAATGCCGATGGCGGCGGCGAGAAGGTGATCTACAAGGATGGCAACACCGGCCTGTTCGATTGGTCTCCGGACAGCCGCTGGCTGGTGTTCGATGCGGAGGATGAGAACTTCAACCGCGACATCTTCATCGCGCCGGTGGATGGCTCGAAACCCGCCTACGACCTCTCCCGCCATCCCGACACCGAGGGCTCGCCGAAGTGGTCGCCGGATGGCCGCATGATCGCCTTCACCGGCCGCCGCCTGGCGAACAAGACCGGGCTCTTCTACGTGCATCTGCGCTTGGACGACGAGGCGAAGTCGCCGCGCGACAAGAAGACCAAGGAGGCGGAGTCCGCGATGAAGGACGATCCGCTCTACAAGGTTTCCCAGCCCGCCGAGGCACCGGGCGAACCGGAACCCGCCGCCGAGCCCGCGAAGAAAGAGGCCACGCCGAAGAAGCCCGCCGCGAAAACCATCGAGCCCGTCCGCATCGATTTCGACGAACTCAGCGAGCGCATCCACAAGCTGGACACCGGCACGGTGGAGCCGACGCAGATCCTGTGGACGCAGGATTCGAAGGCCGTGCTCTACTTGAACGCGGACACCAAGATCAAGGGACTGCACCGCATCGAGGTCGGTGAGACTTCGAAACCCGAGCTGTTCGATTCGAACCGCGGCACCCCGATCCGCACCGATGACAAGGAGGGTTTGTTCTGGATCGTGGACAACACGCCCGCCGTGCTGCGGAAGGGCAAGCTGACGACCTATGCGATCGACACGCGTTTCGAGTCGAAACGCAGCGACCGCCAGCGCGTCTATTTCCGCCAGATCTGGCGCACGCTGCGGGATTGGTTTTACGACGGCCGGATGAACGGCCGTGATTGGGAGGCGATGCGCGTGAAGTATGAGGAGGCGGCCGCCACCGCGACCGACTCGCGAGCGTTCGACCGCGTGGTGGCGATGCTGCTGGGTGAACTGAACGCGTCCCATCTGTCGTTCCTCTCGAACCCGTGGCCGAAGCCGTGGACGGATGACGCCGCCGAGTTCCACACCACCCGCCACGTCGGCATCCGGTTCGATCACGGCACGGGCAGCGGTCCGCTGAAGGTCGGCTCGGTGATTCCGGAATCCCCCGCCGCCCTGTGCGAGCCGCCGGTGAAGGCCGGGGAGACGGTTGTTTCCGTGGACGGCCAACCGGTCGACGCCAACACCCCGGACACGCGTTTCCTGAATGGCCGCATGGACCGGGATATAACGTTCACGCTCCTGGGAGCGGATGGAAAGAACCGCGATGTCACCCTGCGGGCAATCCCGTGGACCCGTGTCCGCGAACTGGCGGGCGATGCGATCGTGAAGGAGCGCCGCCGCCGTGTGGAGGAAGGCTCCGGCAACAAGCTCGGCTACATCCACATCTCGAAGATGCAGTGGGACCAGTTCGAGGAGTTCGAACGCCAGATCCACGCCGCGGGCCATGGCAAGGACGGGCTGGTGATCGACGTGCGCGACAACCCCGGCGGCTTCACCACCGACCACCTGCTCACCATCCTCTGCCAACCGCGCCATGCCACCACGATTGGCCGGGACGGGGCACCGGGTTACCCGCAGGACCGCATGGTCTATGCGTCCTGGAACAAGCCCATCGTGGTGCTGTGCAACCAGCAATCGTTCTCGAACGCGGAGGTCTTTTCCCATGCGATCAAAACACTGAAGCGCGGCCCGCTGGTCGGCACGGCCACCGCGGGCGGTGTGATCTCCACCGGCACCGTGCCGGTTCTGGACGCGGGCAGCCTGCGCCTGCCGTTCCGCGGCTGGTTCATCCCGGATGGCGACCAGGACATGGAGTTGAATGGCGCGGCCCCGGATTATCCGGTGGAGGAAACCCCGGCGGACCAAGCGGCTGGGAAAGATCCGCAACTTTCCAAGGCGATCGAGGTTCTAACAGACACGCTGCGGAAATCCGCGGCCACGGCGAAGCCATTCGAACCGCACTACCGCTACAAGCCGGAGGCGGGACGGTGA